One Pseudonocardia abyssalis DNA segment encodes these proteins:
- a CDS encoding helix-turn-helix domain-containing protein — protein MREAIGGSLRRARTDRRRTLREVSRRARVSLGYLSEVERGRKEASSELLAAICEALDLSLSDLLGDAAEVLAAAAFEVAGPSRRPVGLRHTDLRIAGVDEPAAPVGMPLAPVTAPITLPQPVARAAA, from the coding sequence ATGCGAGAGGCGATCGGTGGCAGCCTCCGCCGGGCCCGGACGGACCGGCGGCGCACGCTGCGCGAGGTCTCCCGGCGCGCGCGGGTCAGCCTGGGGTACCTGTCCGAGGTCGAGCGCGGGCGCAAGGAAGCCTCCAGCGAACTCCTCGCCGCGATCTGCGAGGCCCTCGACCTCTCGCTGTCCGACCTCCTCGGCGACGCCGCGGAGGTCCTCGCCGCCGCCGCGTTCGAGGTCGCGGGCCCGTCGCGCCGCCCCGTCGGGCTGCGCCACACCGACCTGCGCATCGCCGGGGTCGACGAGCCCGCCGCACCCGTCGGGATGCCGCTGGCGCCGGTCACAGCGCCGATCACGCTCCCGCAGCCGGTCGCGCGCGCCGCCGCCTGA
- the pgsA gene encoding CDP-diacylglycerol--glycerol-3-phosphate 3-phosphatidyltransferase, protein MTSRPTGPPPVLNIANVLTGIRLLLVPVFLAALLTADGLSVTWRLTAFGVFALASITDSLDGDIARRRGLVTTFGTIADPIADKALTGSALIGLSVLGIVPWWVTVVIMGRELGVTLLRLLVLRHGVIPASRGGKAKTALQTLAIGLYLLPLTELLGASATVDVVRVAVLAAAVVLTVVTGLDYVLRAARLRSASTT, encoded by the coding sequence GTGACCTCCCGGCCGACGGGTCCGCCGCCGGTGCTCAACATCGCCAACGTCCTCACCGGCATCCGGCTGCTGCTCGTCCCGGTCTTCCTCGCCGCACTGCTCACCGCCGACGGCCTGAGCGTCACCTGGCGGCTCACGGCGTTCGGCGTGTTCGCCCTCGCCTCGATCACCGACAGCCTCGACGGCGACATCGCGCGCCGCCGCGGGCTGGTCACCACGTTCGGCACGATCGCCGACCCGATCGCGGACAAGGCCCTCACCGGCTCGGCGCTGATCGGGCTGTCGGTGCTCGGGATCGTCCCGTGGTGGGTCACCGTCGTGATCATGGGGCGGGAGCTGGGCGTCACGTTGCTGCGGCTGCTGGTGCTGCGACACGGCGTCATCCCGGCCAGCCGCGGCGGCAAGGCCAAGACCGCCCTGCAGACGCTCGCGATCGGGCTCTACCTGCTGCCGCTGACCGAGCTGCTCGGGGCGTCGGCGACGGTCGACGTCGTCCGCGTGGCGGTGCTCGCGGCCGCCGTCGTGCTCACCGTCGTCACCGGCCTCGACTACGTCCTGCGCGCCGCGCGCCTGCGGTCGGCGTCCACCACCTGA
- a CDS encoding ABC transporter ATP-binding protein: protein MAVIEVRDLHKRYRDHTALHDVSFSVEEGEIFGVLGPNGAGKTTAVECVAGLRVPDSGSVSVLGLDPQRDRAALHEVIGVQLQAGELPDRLRVREAVELFASFYPAPADPDELIDRWGLAAKRRTAYAHLSGGQRQRLSIVLALVGNPRIAVLDELTTGLDPQARRDTWAAVEQIRDAGVTVVLVTHFMEEARRLCDRLAVLDAGRVVALDTPAGLVAALPGGQRLRFRPTAPFDDALLTDLPGVESLVRRGERVEVRGSGDLLAAVTSALAAHRVVAADLWLDHPDLDDAFVALTSKEPA from the coding sequence ATGGCCGTCATCGAGGTCCGGGACCTGCACAAGCGCTACCGTGACCACACCGCCCTGCACGACGTCTCGTTCTCCGTCGAGGAGGGGGAGATCTTCGGAGTGCTCGGGCCCAACGGCGCGGGCAAGACGACGGCGGTGGAGTGCGTCGCGGGACTCCGCGTCCCCGACTCGGGCTCGGTCTCGGTGCTCGGGCTCGATCCGCAGCGCGACCGCGCCGCGCTGCACGAGGTGATCGGCGTCCAGCTCCAGGCGGGTGAGCTGCCCGACCGCCTGCGGGTGCGGGAGGCCGTCGAGCTGTTCGCGTCCTTCTACCCGGCACCGGCCGACCCGGACGAGCTGATCGACCGCTGGGGCCTGGCCGCCAAGCGCCGCACGGCCTACGCGCACCTGTCCGGCGGGCAGCGGCAACGGCTGTCGATCGTGCTCGCGCTGGTCGGGAACCCGCGCATCGCCGTCCTCGACGAACTGACGACCGGGCTCGACCCGCAGGCCCGGCGCGACACCTGGGCCGCGGTCGAGCAGATCCGCGACGCCGGCGTGACGGTCGTGCTGGTCACCCACTTCATGGAGGAGGCGCGGCGGCTCTGCGACCGCCTCGCCGTGCTCGACGCCGGACGCGTCGTCGCGCTCGACACCCCGGCCGGTCTGGTGGCGGCCCTGCCGGGCGGCCAGCGGCTGCGGTTCCGGCCGACGGCCCCGTTCGACGACGCGCTGCTCACCGACCTGCCCGGCGTCGAGTCCCTGGTCCGGCGCGGGGAACGCGTCGAGGTGAGGGGCAGCGGCGACCTGCTCGCGGCCGTCACCTCGGCGCTGGCCGCCCACCGGGTCGTCGCGGCCGACCTGTGGCTCGACCACCCCGACCTCGACGACGCCTTCGTGGCCCTGACCAGCAAGGAACCGGCATGA
- a CDS encoding PspA/IM30 family protein: MANPFVKSWKYLMALFSSKVDEYADPKVQIQQAIEDAQRQHQALSQQAAAVIGNQRQLEMKLNRQLGDIEKLQASARQALVLADQARASGDEVKAGQYEQSAQAFATQLVTAEQSVEDMKTLHDQSIQAAGQAKQAVERNAMMLQQKIAERTKLLSQLEQAKMQEQAAASLRQMSELAAPGNTPSLEEVREKIERRYANALGAGELAQNSVQGRMMEVQASTADMAGASRLEQIRASLHGTPVAGEVTAAPTPAATPQLGKQQQPGTA, translated from the coding sequence ATGGCCAACCCGTTCGTGAAGTCCTGGAAGTACCTCATGGCGCTGTTCTCGTCGAAGGTCGACGAGTACGCCGACCCGAAGGTCCAGATCCAGCAGGCCATCGAGGACGCCCAGCGCCAGCACCAGGCCCTGTCGCAGCAGGCCGCCGCCGTCATCGGCAACCAGCGCCAGCTGGAGATGAAGCTCAACCGCCAGCTCGGCGACATCGAGAAGCTGCAGGCCTCCGCCCGGCAGGCGCTCGTGCTCGCCGACCAGGCCCGTGCCTCCGGTGACGAGGTCAAGGCCGGGCAGTACGAGCAGTCGGCGCAGGCGTTCGCCACGCAGCTCGTCACCGCGGAGCAGTCGGTCGAGGACATGAAGACGCTGCACGACCAGTCGATCCAGGCCGCGGGCCAGGCGAAGCAGGCCGTCGAGCGCAACGCGATGATGCTGCAGCAGAAGATCGCCGAGCGCACGAAGCTGCTCAGCCAGCTCGAGCAGGCGAAGATGCAGGAGCAGGCCGCGGCGTCGCTGCGGCAGATGAGCGAGCTCGCCGCCCCGGGCAACACCCCCTCGCTGGAGGAGGTCCGGGAGAAGATCGAGCGCCGCTACGCCAACGCGCTCGGTGCGGGCGAGCTGGCCCAGAACTCGGTGCAGGGCCGGATGATGGAGGTCCAGGCGTCCACGGCCGACATGGCCGGGGCGAGCCGCCTGGAGCAGATCCGGGCGTCGCTGCACGGCACCCCGGTCGCGGGCGAGGTCACCGCGGCCCCGACCCCGGCCGCCACCCCCCAGCTCGGCAAGCAGCAGCAGCCCGGCACCGCCTGA
- the rimO gene encoding 30S ribosomal protein S12 methylthiotransferase RimO encodes MSAPRRAALLTLGCARNEVDSEEIAGRLTDSGWELVDADDGADVILVNTCGFVEQAKKDSIDTLLAASDAADGAKVVAVGCLAERYGKELADQLPEADAVLGFDAYPDLAARLGDILGGHAPAPHVPVDRRTLLPISPVERPAASASVEVPGHAWIPRARLTDGPVANLKLASGCDRRCTFCAIPSFRGSFVSRPPDDVVAEAAWLGMEGVRELYLVSENSTSYGKDLPGGTRALVRLLPRLTQVPGIDRVRASYLQPAEMRPDLIEVIASTPGVAPYFDLSFQHAAPTLLRRMRRFGSRADFLDLIARIRALAPEAGIRSNFIVGFPGETDEEFAELEAFLSEARLDAIGIFGYSDEDGTEAVSLDGKVAAEVIAERVSRISSLADELIDQRAEDRIGTEVEVLVEVAEDADFECTGRAAHQAPDVDGECVFERGSGLAVGDLVKAVVVGTEGADLVVSAGEHIPRSNLARAGSAG; translated from the coding sequence GTGTCCGCCCCGCGTCGTGCCGCCCTGCTCACCCTGGGCTGTGCCCGCAACGAGGTCGACTCGGAGGAGATCGCCGGTCGGCTGACCGACAGCGGGTGGGAACTGGTCGACGCCGACGACGGCGCGGACGTGATCCTGGTCAACACCTGCGGGTTCGTCGAGCAGGCGAAGAAGGACTCCATCGACACGCTGCTGGCCGCCTCCGACGCCGCCGACGGCGCGAAGGTCGTCGCCGTCGGGTGCCTGGCCGAGCGCTACGGCAAGGAGCTCGCCGACCAGCTCCCCGAGGCCGACGCGGTGCTCGGCTTCGACGCCTACCCCGACCTGGCCGCCCGCCTCGGCGACATCCTGGGCGGCCACGCCCCCGCGCCGCACGTGCCGGTCGACCGCCGCACGCTGCTGCCGATCTCGCCCGTCGAGCGGCCCGCCGCGTCGGCGTCGGTCGAGGTGCCCGGCCACGCCTGGATCCCGCGCGCCCGGCTGACCGACGGCCCGGTCGCGAACCTCAAGCTGGCCTCGGGCTGCGACCGCCGCTGCACGTTCTGCGCGATCCCGTCCTTCCGCGGATCGTTCGTCTCCCGGCCGCCGGACGACGTCGTCGCCGAGGCCGCGTGGCTCGGGATGGAGGGTGTGCGCGAGCTGTACCTCGTCAGCGAGAACTCCACGTCCTACGGCAAGGACCTGCCCGGCGGCACCCGCGCGCTGGTCCGGCTGCTGCCGCGGCTGACGCAGGTGCCCGGGATCGACCGCGTCCGGGCCAGCTACCTGCAGCCCGCCGAGATGCGGCCCGACCTCATCGAGGTCATCGCCTCGACGCCCGGCGTCGCGCCGTACTTCGACCTGTCCTTCCAGCACGCCGCGCCCACCCTGCTGCGCCGCATGCGCCGGTTCGGCTCGCGCGCCGACTTCCTCGACCTGATCGCCCGGATCCGCGCTCTCGCGCCGGAGGCCGGGATCCGCAGCAACTTCATCGTCGGGTTCCCCGGCGAGACCGACGAGGAGTTCGCCGAGCTGGAGGCGTTCCTGTCCGAGGCGCGGCTCGACGCGATCGGCATCTTCGGCTACTCCGACGAGGACGGCACGGAGGCGGTGTCCCTCGACGGCAAGGTCGCGGCCGAGGTGATCGCCGAGCGCGTCTCGCGGATCTCCTCGCTCGCCGACGAGCTGATCGACCAGCGCGCCGAGGACCGGATCGGCACCGAGGTCGAGGTGCTGGTCGAGGTGGCCGAGGACGCCGACTTCGAGTGCACCGGCCGCGCGGCGCACCAGGCGCCCGACGTCGACGGCGAGTGCGTGTTCGAGCGGGGATCCGGGCTCGCGGTGGGCGACCTGGTGAAGGCGGTCGTCGTCGGCACCGAGGGCGCCGACCTGGTCGTCTCGGCGGGGGAGCACATCCCGCGCAGCAACCTCGCCCGTGCGGGGAGCGCGGGGTGA
- a CDS encoding DNA-formamidopyrimidine glycosylase family protein, which translates to MPEGDTVYLAGKRLRTALTGHELVRGELRHPRLVEHDLAGRTVTGVASVGKHLFTRFDDGRSLHSHFRMDGSWHLYRPGMSWQRPAHEARAVLATAERVAVGFALHDMELLPTADESRLVGHLGPDLLDPEWSDAHAAEALRRFTARGASEVGSVLLEQRVMAGVGNLYKTEVCFLRGISPWTLTRDVDDPAAVIALSRELLLRNADRPEQSTTGELGRAQHWVFERGGQRCRRCGTRILVAEQGESVYARIAYWCPTCQPGPAPAPTRRPARRR; encoded by the coding sequence ATGCCCGAGGGTGACACCGTCTACCTCGCCGGGAAGCGCCTGCGCACCGCGCTCACCGGCCACGAACTCGTGCGCGGGGAGCTGCGGCACCCGCGGCTGGTCGAGCACGACCTGGCCGGGCGCACCGTCACCGGCGTCGCGTCGGTGGGCAAGCACCTGTTCACCCGCTTCGACGACGGGCGCAGCCTGCACAGCCACTTCCGGATGGACGGATCGTGGCACCTCTACCGGCCGGGCATGTCCTGGCAGCGCCCGGCGCACGAGGCCCGCGCGGTGCTCGCGACCGCGGAGCGCGTCGCCGTCGGGTTCGCCCTGCACGACATGGAGCTGCTCCCCACCGCGGACGAGTCACGGCTGGTCGGGCACCTCGGCCCCGACCTGCTCGACCCCGAGTGGTCCGACGCCCACGCCGCCGAGGCCCTGCGCCGGTTCACCGCCCGCGGCGCGTCGGAGGTCGGGTCGGTGCTGCTGGAGCAGCGCGTCATGGCCGGGGTGGGGAACCTCTACAAGACCGAGGTCTGCTTCCTGCGCGGGATCTCCCCGTGGACGCTCACCCGCGACGTCGACGACCCGGCCGCGGTCATCGCGCTGTCGCGCGAGCTGCTGCTGCGCAACGCCGACCGCCCCGAGCAGTCCACGACCGGGGAGCTCGGCCGCGCGCAGCACTGGGTGTTCGAGCGGGGCGGGCAGCGCTGCCGGCGCTGCGGCACCCGGATCCTGGTCGCCGAGCAGGGCGAGAGCGTCTACGCCCGCATCGCCTACTGGTGCCCGACCTGCCAGCCCGGCCCCGCCCCGGCCCCCACCCGCCGCCCGGCCCGCCGACGCTGA
- a CDS encoding ABC transporter permease, whose protein sequence is MITLVRTELRLFARDPMNALFGIVLPSLVLAALGAVPALREPAEVFGGLRFTEYFAPSLLAVSIAVLGVQGFPVGLATYREKGILRRLAVTPVRPVAVLVAQLLINMAAAVLGALLMVVVAVVVLDVPAPRHPFAFAVALVLGTAAVFSLGLVVAAFAPKARTATTIGTVLFMLTQFFAGVYLPKFLLPTSVVTIGEFVPPGIGAFADAWTGAGPDPLRLAVMALIALVCTALAARFFRWE, encoded by the coding sequence ATGATCACCCTCGTCCGCACGGAGCTGAGGCTCTTCGCCCGCGACCCGATGAACGCCCTGTTCGGGATCGTGCTGCCGTCGCTCGTCCTGGCCGCGCTCGGCGCGGTCCCGGCTCTGCGTGAGCCCGCCGAGGTCTTCGGCGGACTGCGGTTCACCGAGTACTTCGCTCCGTCGCTGCTCGCGGTGAGCATCGCCGTGCTGGGGGTCCAGGGGTTCCCGGTCGGGCTCGCGACCTACCGCGAGAAGGGGATCCTGCGCCGCCTCGCGGTGACCCCGGTCCGGCCGGTGGCCGTCCTCGTGGCGCAGCTGCTGATCAACATGGCGGCCGCGGTGCTGGGCGCGCTGCTGATGGTGGTGGTCGCCGTCGTCGTGCTCGACGTACCCGCGCCGCGCCACCCGTTCGCGTTCGCCGTGGCGCTCGTGCTCGGCACCGCGGCCGTGTTCTCCCTGGGCCTCGTCGTGGCCGCGTTCGCGCCGAAGGCCCGTACCGCGACCACGATCGGCACCGTGCTGTTCATGCTCACCCAGTTCTTCGCGGGGGTGTACCTGCCGAAGTTCCTGCTGCCCACGTCCGTCGTCACGATCGGGGAGTTCGTGCCACCGGGGATCGGGGCGTTCGCGGACGCGTGGACGGGTGCGGGGCCCGACCCGCTGCGGCTCGCGGTGATGGCGCTGATCGCGCTGGTGTGCACGGCGCTGGCGGCTAGGTTCTTCCGGTGGGAGTAG